Proteins from a single region of Eremothecium gossypii ATCC 10895 chromosome VI, complete sequence:
- the NIP7 gene encoding ribosome biosynthesis protein NIP7 (Syntenic homolog of Saccharomyces cerevisiae YPL211W (NIP7)) encodes MRQLTEEETKVVFEKLAGYIGRNISYLVDNKEQPHVFRLQKDRVYYMPEHIAKLATCVARPNLMSLGICLGKFTKTGKFRLHITALTVLAQHAKYKVWIKPNGEMPFLYGNHVLKAHVGKMSDDIPEHSGVIVFSMHDVPLGFGVSAKSTSEARDLQPMGIVAFRQADIGEYLRDEDTLFT; translated from the coding sequence ATGAGACAGCTAACAGAGGAAGAGACGAAGGTGGTGTTCGAAAAGTTGGCGGGGTACATCGGACGGAATATTTCCTACCTGGTCGACAATAAGGAGCAGCCACATGTGTTCAGGCTGCAGAAAGATAGGGTTTACTACATGCCAGAGCACATTGCGAAGCTGGCCACATGTGTTGCGAGGCCGAATCTGATGTCGCTGGGCATCTGTCTTGGGAAGTTTACAAAAACGGGGAAGTTCAGACTGCACATTACGGCGCTAACGGTGTTGGCGCAGCATGCGAAGTACAAGGTATGGATCAAGCCCAATGGCGAGATGCCATTCCTGTACGGCAACCATGTCCTGAAGGCGCACGTTGGCAAGATGTCGGACGACATACCGGAGCACTCGGGTGTGATCGTGTTTTCGATGCATGACGTTCCATTGGGGTTCGGGGTCAGTGCCAAGAGCACGTCAGAGGCTCGCGACCTGCAGCCCATGGGCATTGTTGCATTCAGACAGGCGGACATCGGTGAATACTTGAGAGACGAGGATACGTTGTTTACGTGA
- the PUS1 gene encoding pseudouridine synthase PUS1 (Syntenic homolog of Saccharomyces cerevisiae YPL212C (PUS1) and YGL063W (PUS2)) — translation MPSDASTGYVDDQPGDEAYKRGALYKQTKARRADYDSDKEAKRPCTEDSDVALAGTSEEKEARLPKRKVAVMVGYCGTGYHGMQYNPPNRTIEAELFEAFVKAGAISRANSTDLKKNGFMRAARTDKGVHAGGNVISLKLIIEDPAIKDKINEHLPPGIRVWGISRVNKAFDCRKLCGSRWYEYLLPTYSFIGPKPNTYLARTIEQCGEAASEKPDRDQESLDFWEAFRKAVDEKFTQEEQDAIVNYVAPSKEDFDENSGLYQKVKQYKQMENAHRRSYRVSSAKLARFREAMKQYLGPHNFHNYTLGKDFKDPSTVRFMKDITVSDPFVIGEMKTEWVSIKIHGQSFMLHQIRKMISMATLVARCNCSPERIAQSYGPQKINIPKAPALGLLLESPVYEGYNKRLLEFGYEPIDFRNYQKEMDTFKMVHIYDKIYKEEVDENVFNAFFNYIDAFNQVTGAQGEPTKSHDPAKIQLSIIDFLLPCSSSPQENASPEAQKAPETPAGDNTISAEQPKTATEVPTTQSDA, via the coding sequence ATGCCTAGTGACGCCAGTACCGGATATGTCGATGATCAACCTGGTGACGAAGCTTATAAGAGGGGCGCTTTGTACAAGCAAACTAAAGCCCGGCGTGCCGACTACGACAGTGACAAGGAAGCCAAGAGACCGTGTACCGAGGATTCTGACGTGGCTCTAGCAGGGACTTCCGAGGAGAAGGAGGCAAGATTGCCGAAGCGGAAGGTAGCCGTGATGGTGGGGTACTGTGGGACCGGCTACCACGGGATGCAGTACAACCCTCCCAACAGGACCATTGAGGCGGAGCTGTTCGAGGCGTTTGTCAAGGCAGGCGCGATCTCGAGGGCCAACTCGACGGACCTGAAGAAGAATGGCTTCATGCGCGCCGCGCGGACGGATAAGGGCGTGCACGCGGGCGGAAACGTGATCTCCCTGAAGCTGATCATCGAAGATCCGGCCATCAAGGACAAGATCAACGAGCACCTGCCCCCGGGAATCCGTGTTTGGGGCATTAGCCGTGTCAACAAGGCGTTCGACTGCCGCAAGCTGTGCGGGTCGAGGTGGTACGAGTACCTGCTGCCAACTTACTCGTTCATAGGCCCCAAGCCAAACACGTACCTGGCTCGCACGATCGAGCAATGCGGCGAGGCCGCCTCTGAAAAGCCTGACAGAGACCAGGAATCGCTGGACTTCTGGGAGGCGTTCCGCAAGGCGGTCGACGAGAAATTCACTCAAGAGGAGCAGGACGCGATTGTCAACTACGTCGCGCCAAGCAAGGAGGACTTCGACGAAAACAGCGGCCTGTACCAGAAGGTGAAGCAATACAAACAGATGGAGAACGCACACCGCAGATCTTATCGTGTGTCCTCCGCGAAGCTTGCTCGCTTCCGCGAAGCGATGAAGCAGTACCTGGGTCCGCACAACTTCCACAACTACACGCTTGGAAAAGACTTCAAGGACCCCAGCACCGTGCGCTTCATGAAGGACATCACTGTGTCAGACCCCTTCGTGATCGGCGAGATGAAGACTGAGTGGGTCTCCATCAAGATCCACGGCCAGTCCTTCATGCTGCACCAGATTCGGAAGATGATCTCCATGGCCACCCTGGTGGCCCGCTGCAATTGCTCCCCGGAGCGCATTGCCCAGTCCTACGGGCCCCAGAAGATCAACATCCCCAAGGCGCCGGCCCTGGGCCTCCTGCTGGAGAGCCCGGTCTACGAGGGCTACAACAAACGCCTGCTGGAGTTTGGCTATGAGCCCATCGACTTCCGCAACTATCAGAAAGAGATGGACACGTTCAAGATGGTCCACATCTACGACAAGATTTACAAGGAGGAGGTCGATGAGAACGTCTTCAACGCTTTTTTCAATTACATCGATGCATTCAACCAGGTCACGGGCGCCCAGGGGGAGCCCACCAAGTCTCACGACCCTGCCAAGATCCAGCTAAGCATAATTGACTTTCTGCTGCCCTGCAGCTCATCGCCTCAAGAAAACGCCTCACCGGAGGCGCAGAAGGCCCCCGAAACCCCGGCTGGAGACAATACGATCTCGGCAGAGCAGCCAAAAACTGCTACCGAGGTCCCCACCACTCAATCGGATGCATAG
- the SRP72 gene encoding signal recognition particle subunit SRP72 (Syntenic homolog of Saccharomyces cerevisiae YPL210C (SRP72)), which produces MAGKDLKSLIERLNLSSSKDEHSQVAAAYLELVANGCDDVCGALEKCVTALIKQDRYEQAMEVFAEYADVCKEGRFALLKLYTFYKLGQSAAFETEWAQVAEKVEASLAQDTVTAELRPLLHVRAQFDYKMGRYSDMFRTYKYLAAHNEEEADDGMELACNERVPLAFLPAEAVAEVSGKLVEDSYDMLLNESMVCSSKGQLEQAESLLKRALELARAEEVEDDVHTIQLQLAYVTQLLGRKKESRKLLTDLQKQVSAVSPLVSIIKTNLKSLDDLSRYSENSNLPLVLRELDAERLASSSSKTYSHDQWLRLQANLLFMRLFSNTIIRSKSTILSRTLAQYSKLVDNVCLESYTVQAKTLFDHVLSLIAKKDENAVGVLVLAVQLQLKAKNIGRAILLCEKYWENMAAESHKELVSSLLVHLYKQTRRKRSLLRHLAEITESFDPVNVRQSYDYWKFIGFQLLENQLGSARDVFAALAEVRPADSLVAKVLNPADQHELSEDMITDLVRDIDVEALIANGVDPLEASCRIPKASAGKVSKKRRTGKPKLPKAFDPEKQPDPERWLPLRDRSSYRPKKRHGKQTQGGVVDKRAESNLDITKQKKKPKQKKAGHR; this is translated from the coding sequence ATGGCTGGTAAGGACCTCAAGTCGCTGATCGAGCGACTAAACCTTAGCAGCAGCAAGGACGAGCATTCGCAGGTCGCAGCAGCGTACCTTGAGCTCGTTGCTAACGGGTGCGATGACGTCTGTGGAGCACTAGAAAAATGCGTGACAGCGCTGATCAAGCAGGATAGGTACGAGCAGGCCATGGAGGTGTTCGCGGAGTATGCAGACGTGTGCAAGGAGGGGCGGTTTGCGCTGCTGAAGCTGTACACCTTCTACAAGCTCGGGCAGTCAGCGGCGTTCGAGACAGAGTGGGCCCAGGTTGCGGAAAAGGTGGAGGCTAGCCTGGCGCAGGATACAGTGACGGCGGAGCTCCGGCCGCTGTTGCACGTGCGGGCGCAGTTTGACTACAAGATGGGGCGCTACTCGGATATGTTCAGAACGTACAAGTACCTGGCCGCGCACAACGAGGAAGAAGCCGACGATGGCATGGAACTGGCGTGCAACGAGCGCGTGCCGCTAGCTTTCCTGCCTGCAGAGGCTGTCGCGGAGGTGAGCGGCAAGCTGGTCGAGGATTCCTACGATATGCTGTTGAATGAGTCGATGGTGTGTTCTTCGAAGGGCCAATTGGAGCAGGCGGAGTCGCTTCTGAAGCGAGCTCTGGAGTTGGCACGCGCCGAAGAAGTTGAAGATGACGTGCACACCATTCAGCTGCAGCTAGCTTACGTCACGCAACTTCTGGGCCGCAAGAAAGAGAGCAGGAAGCTGCTAACCGACCTACAGAAGCAGGTTTCTGCTGTTTCACCATTGGTGAGTATAATCAAGACGAACCTGAAGTCCCTCGATGATTTGTCCAGATACAGCGAAAACAGCAACCTCCCATTGGTGCTGCGGGAGCTCGACGCAGAGCGGCTGGCTTCCAGCTCGTCGAAAACGTATTCTCACGACCAGTGGTTGCGTCTGCAGGCGAACTTGCTATTCATGAGACTTTTCAGCAACACCATCATCCGTTCCAAAAGCACCATTCTCTCCAGAACTTTGGCACAGTATTCCAAGTTGGTGGATAATGTTTGTCTGGAATCCTACACTGTGCAGGCTAAGACGCTATTTGACCATGTTTTGAGTCTAATTGCGAAGAAGGATGAGAATGCCGTCGGGGTACTCGTTCTTGCCGTGCAGTTGCAACTAAAAGCCAAAAATATCGGTCGGGCTATCCTCTTGTGCGAAAAGTACTGGGAAAATATGGCTGCTGAATCACACAAGGAGCTTGTTTCCTCTCTGCTTGTACACTTATACAAGCAGACTCGCAGGAAGCGCAGCCTGCTGCGCCATCTGGCAGAAATCACTGAGTCTTTCGACCCTGTGAACGTCCGCCAGTCCTATGACTACTGGAAGTTCATTGGGTTCCAACTACTCGAAAACCAGCTAGGCAGTGCCAGAGATGTATTTGCTGCTCTGGCAGAGGTGCGTCCTGCTGATTCCCTGGTGGCCAAGGTATTAAACCCAGCCGATCAGCATGAACTGTCGGAAGACATGATTACGGACTTAGTGCGCGATATTGATGTGGAAGCTCTAATTGCCAACGGCGTTGATCCACTAGAGGCATCATGCAGAATCCCCAAGGCCAGCGCCGGGAAGGTATCCAAGAAGCGGCGGACCGGGAAGCCGAAGCTGCCCAAGGCATTTGACCCCGAGAAGCAGCCCGATCCTGAGAGGTGGCTACCACTGCGCGACCGCTCCTCCTATAGACCAAAGAAGCGGCACGGTAAGCAGACGCAGGGCGGGGTTGTGGACAAAAGGGCCGAAAGTAACCTTGATATCACCAAGCAAAAGAAAAAGCCCAAGCAGAAGAAGGCAGGCCACAGGTGA